Proteins from one Paenibacillus amylolyticus genomic window:
- a CDS encoding short chain dehydrogenase yields the protein MKRALVIGGNGTLGQAVVAKLRDHAVEVITAGRQSGDVQVDMTSTESITSLFETVSNIDYVIVAAGQTHYAKLEELTPENNMISVQGKLLGQVNVVLIGQHYINDKGSFTLVSGIIQDHPIEKGASSAMVNGAIDAFAKAAAFELPRGIRLNSVSPNLFVESAEKYKDFFIGFNPVPVEKVANTFIQSALGIETAQTFKIY from the coding sequence ATGAAAAGAGCTCTAGTCATTGGCGGAAATGGAACACTAGGTCAAGCTGTTGTTGCGAAGCTGAGAGATCATGCCGTTGAGGTTATTACAGCAGGGAGACAATCCGGGGATGTGCAGGTGGATATGACGTCGACAGAGAGTATTACTTCGCTCTTTGAAACGGTGAGTAACATTGATTACGTTATCGTGGCAGCTGGCCAGACCCATTATGCGAAACTGGAAGAACTGACACCTGAGAATAATATGATTAGTGTGCAGGGAAAACTGCTTGGACAGGTTAATGTCGTATTGATTGGTCAGCACTATATTAACGACAAGGGGAGTTTCACACTGGTCAGTGGCATTATACAAGATCATCCTATTGAGAAGGGCGCATCAAGCGCTATGGTCAATGGGGCTATTGATGCGTTTGCCAAAGCGGCAGCGTTTGAGTTGCCAAGAGGCATTCGTTTGAATTCGGTTAGTCCTAATCTGTTTGTAGAGTCGGCGGAGAAATATAAGGATTTCTTTATTGGATTTAATCCCGTCCCTGTGGAAAAAGTAGCTAATACGTTTATTCAGAGTGCACTTGGGATCGAAACTGCCCAGACCTTTAAGATCTATTAA